One Tripterygium wilfordii isolate XIE 37 chromosome 10, ASM1340144v1, whole genome shotgun sequence DNA segment encodes these proteins:
- the LOC120007406 gene encoding rust resistance kinase Lr10-like isoform X1: MVRLNSTTKQGKTTSITNISMSQNKLLFAGFVAFLAIQFHVSSSGFNNAVKGAHFDCPSCDVTRIPYNCTKVSSCGDILNITYPFRLKGDSPDCGDPNYELSCENNQTILSFYSERFLVKAIDYYNGRIRVVDVGIQDGDCSSRPINSFESFKAKVNGANGDCSYPLYDFPLWYKLVYVSCESPVKSTTYVDASPCITKSTNNNRRRYHYVLVGDFKPTDLKVSCTIDFYTYTILVSNNNYSYMDIHKRLVYGVELSWFAISCAACRGEGLCSLENNTIIQSCTQGYCGPIHCDFRCKLKDFLNNRVPEGIHSISPTIEVLAPVLITRTSFGFLCLFALVVYKWRRKHLSMDDTLEAFLQSQKNFMPIRYSYSQIKKMSGRFQDKLGEGGYGSVFKGKLKSGRLVAIKMLGKAKGNGQDFINEVATIGRIHHINVVSLVGFCSDGTKRALVYDFMPKGSLDKYIFSQEGHISLSWNKMYEISLGVARGIEYLHRGCDVQILHFDIKPHNILLNENFVPKISDFGLAKLYSTDDSIVSITAARGTIGYIAPELIYKRIGGVSYKADVYSFGMLLMEMLGKRKKLDVATDNNSSQMYFPLWVYHEMVQGKITEVQDVTEEEENIIRKLTVVGLWCIQIRPCDRPSMRKAIQMLEGHVENLELPPEPTFNIEQVPMENVEEATNPTWSSLTSVDITESITLVTNAD, encoded by the exons ATGGTAAGACTCAACTCCACCACAAAACAAGGGAAAACTACATCAATAACCAacatttcaatgtctcaaaataAGCTTCTCTTTGCAGGTTTCGTTGCCTTTCTTGCAATCCAATTCCATGTATCCTCCTCTGGCTTCAACAATGCTGTTAAAGGCGCACATTTCGACTGTCCTTCATGTGATGTTACACGCATACCTTACAACTGCACAAAAGTTTCTTCATGTGGCGATATCCTCAACATCACATACCCATTTCGACTCAAAGGAGACTCGCCAGACTGTGGTGACCCCAACTATGAACTCTCTTGCGAGAACAATCAAACTATACTCAGCTTCTATTCTGAAAGATTCTTGGTGAAGGCAATCGACTACTACAACGGCAGAATCCGGGTTGTCGATGTTGGCATCCAGGATGGTGATTGCTCCTCCAGGCCTATCAATTCTTTTGAATCCTTTAAAGCAAAGGTAAATGGAGCAAATGGTGATTGCTCGTATCCGCTGTATGATTTTCCCCTATGGTACAAGCTAGTTTATGTAAGTTGTGAAAGTCCAGTGAAATCTACTACTTATGTGGATGCTTCTCCCTGTATAACGAAATCAACCAACAACAACAGAAGAAGATATCATTATGTTCTGGTTGGTGATTTTAAGCCTACAGATTTGAAGGTCTCGTGCACCATTGATTTCTATACATACACAATTTTAGTAAGCAACAACAACTATTCTTACATGGACATCCATAAGCGGCTTGTTTATGGTGTGGAGCTTTCTTGGTTTGCAATTTCATGCGCTGCTTGTAGAGGAGAAGGTTTATGTAGTCTAGAGAACAACACCATTATCCAAAGCTGCACCCAAGGATACTGCGGCCCGATTCATTGTGACTTCCGAT GCAAGTTAAAAGATTTTCTCAACAACCGGGTTCCGGAAG GCATACACTCCATCAGCCCGACAATAGAGGTGCTCG CACCGGTTCTTATAACAAGAACATCATTTGGCTTTCTATGTCTTTTTGCGCTTGTGGTATATAAGTGGCGTAGGAAGCATCTATCAATGGATGACACTCTTGAAGCATTCCTCCAAAgtcaaaaaaattttatgcCAATAAGGTACTCTTACTCACAAATTAAGAAGATGAGCGGACGTTTTCAAGACAAGTTGGGGGAAGGAGGCTATGGCTCTGTTTTCAAAGGAAAACTTAAAAGTGGCAGACTAGTAGCAATTAAGATGTTGGGCAAAGCAAAAGGTAACGGACAAGACTTTATTAATGAAGTTGCAACGATTGGGAGGATTCACCATATCAATGTGGTGAGTCTCGTTGGCTTCTGCTCTGATGGAACAAAACGTGCTCTTGTATATGATTTCATGCCCAAAGGCTCTCTTGACAAGTACATTTTTTCTCAAGAGGGGCATATCTCCTTAAGTTGGAACAAAATGTACGAAATTTCGCTTGGGGTTGCACGAGGAATTGAATATCTCCATCGAGGTTGTGACGTGCAGATCCTACACTTTGATATTAAGCCACACAACATCCTTctcaatgaaaattttgttccaaAGATATCAGATTTTGGCCTTGCAAAATTATACTCGACCGATGATAGCATTGTGTCAATTACTGCAGCAAGAGGAACAATTGGATACATAGCTCCAGAGTTGATCTACAAAAGAATTGGAGGTGTTTCATACAAAGCCGATGTGTATAGTTTTGGGATGCTACTAATGGAAATGTTAGGGAAAAGAAAGAAGCTCGATGTAGCAACAGATAATAATTCAAGTCAAATGTACTTTCCTTTGTGGGTTTACCATGAAATGGTTCAAGGAAAGATTACAGAAGTTCAGGATGTTACAGAGGAAGAGGAGAATATCATTAGGAAGTTGACAGTAGTAGGATTATGGTGTATACAGATAAGGCCTTGCGATCGTCCCTCAATGAGAAAGGCAATCCAAATGCTTGAAGGACATGTAGAAAATTTAGAACTGCCACCTGAGCCTACTTTTAATATAGAACAAGTACCAATGGAAAATGTTGAAGAAGCTACAAACCCGACATGGTCATCCTTGACATCAGTTGACATCACAGAATCTATCACACTGGTTACAAATGCAGATTGA
- the LOC120007406 gene encoding rust resistance kinase Lr10-like isoform X2: protein MDIHKRLVYGVELSWFAISCAACRGEGLCSLENNTIIQSCTQGYCGPIHCDFRCKLKDFLNNRVPEGIHSISPTIEVLAPVLITRTSFGFLCLFALVVYKWRRKHLSMDDTLEAFLQSQKNFMPIRYSYSQIKKMSGRFQDKLGEGGYGSVFKGKLKSGRLVAIKMLGKAKGNGQDFINEVATIGRIHHINVVSLVGFCSDGTKRALVYDFMPKGSLDKYIFSQEGHISLSWNKMYEISLGVARGIEYLHRGCDVQILHFDIKPHNILLNENFVPKISDFGLAKLYSTDDSIVSITAARGTIGYIAPELIYKRIGGVSYKADVYSFGMLLMEMLGKRKKLDVATDNNSSQMYFPLWVYHEMVQGKITEVQDVTEEEENIIRKLTVVGLWCIQIRPCDRPSMRKAIQMLEGHVENLELPPEPTFNIEQVPMENVEEATNPTWSSLTSVDITESITLVTNAD from the exons ATGGACATCCATAAGCGGCTTGTTTATGGTGTGGAGCTTTCTTGGTTTGCAATTTCATGCGCTGCTTGTAGAGGAGAAGGTTTATGTAGTCTAGAGAACAACACCATTATCCAAAGCTGCACCCAAGGATACTGCGGCCCGATTCATTGTGACTTCCGAT GCAAGTTAAAAGATTTTCTCAACAACCGGGTTCCGGAAG GCATACACTCCATCAGCCCGACAATAGAGGTGCTCG CACCGGTTCTTATAACAAGAACATCATTTGGCTTTCTATGTCTTTTTGCGCTTGTGGTATATAAGTGGCGTAGGAAGCATCTATCAATGGATGACACTCTTGAAGCATTCCTCCAAAgtcaaaaaaattttatgcCAATAAGGTACTCTTACTCACAAATTAAGAAGATGAGCGGACGTTTTCAAGACAAGTTGGGGGAAGGAGGCTATGGCTCTGTTTTCAAAGGAAAACTTAAAAGTGGCAGACTAGTAGCAATTAAGATGTTGGGCAAAGCAAAAGGTAACGGACAAGACTTTATTAATGAAGTTGCAACGATTGGGAGGATTCACCATATCAATGTGGTGAGTCTCGTTGGCTTCTGCTCTGATGGAACAAAACGTGCTCTTGTATATGATTTCATGCCCAAAGGCTCTCTTGACAAGTACATTTTTTCTCAAGAGGGGCATATCTCCTTAAGTTGGAACAAAATGTACGAAATTTCGCTTGGGGTTGCACGAGGAATTGAATATCTCCATCGAGGTTGTGACGTGCAGATCCTACACTTTGATATTAAGCCACACAACATCCTTctcaatgaaaattttgttccaaAGATATCAGATTTTGGCCTTGCAAAATTATACTCGACCGATGATAGCATTGTGTCAATTACTGCAGCAAGAGGAACAATTGGATACATAGCTCCAGAGTTGATCTACAAAAGAATTGGAGGTGTTTCATACAAAGCCGATGTGTATAGTTTTGGGATGCTACTAATGGAAATGTTAGGGAAAAGAAAGAAGCTCGATGTAGCAACAGATAATAATTCAAGTCAAATGTACTTTCCTTTGTGGGTTTACCATGAAATGGTTCAAGGAAAGATTACAGAAGTTCAGGATGTTACAGAGGAAGAGGAGAATATCATTAGGAAGTTGACAGTAGTAGGATTATGGTGTATACAGATAAGGCCTTGCGATCGTCCCTCAATGAGAAAGGCAATCCAAATGCTTGAAGGACATGTAGAAAATTTAGAACTGCCACCTGAGCCTACTTTTAATATAGAACAAGTACCAATGGAAAATGTTGAAGAAGCTACAAACCCGACATGGTCATCCTTGACATCAGTTGACATCACAGAATCTATCACACTGGTTACAAATGCAGATTGA
- the LOC120007409 gene encoding 50S ribosomal protein L24-like, producing MGWKAAEKLVRHWKILRGDNVMIIRGKDKGEAGLIKRVIRSQNRVIVDGKNLVKKHIKQGEGHEGGIFTVEAPIHVSNIQVVDPVTGKPCKVGIRYLEDGTKVRISRGIGASGSIIPRPEILKIRTTPRPTAAGPKDTPMDLVLERTHDAKSGKGMPNL from the exons ATGGGCTGGAAGGCAGCGGAGAAGCTAGTTAGGCACTGGAAGATACTCAGAGGAGATAAT GTTATGATAATCAGGGGTAAGGATAAAGGTGAGGCGGGTCTTATCAAGCGGGTCATCCGCTCTCAGAATCGTGTCATAGTTGATGGGAAGAATCTG GTTAAGAAACATATCAAGCAAGGAGAAGGTCATGAAGGCGGGATATTCACAGTTGAAGCTCCAATTCATGTTTCAAATATTCAAGTCGTTGACCCTGTGACAGG GAAGCCTTGTAAGGTTGGGATTAGATACCTAGAAGATGGTACCAAAGTTAGAATATCCAGAGGGATAGGAGCATCTGGATCTATAATCCCTCGTCCTGAGATTTTAAAGATAAGGACAACGCCAAGACCTACTGCTG CTGGCCCCAAAGACACTCCAATGGATCTTGTGTTGGAGAGGACACATGATGCTAAAAGTGGTAAAGGCATGCCCAACCTCTGA
- the LOC120007407 gene encoding rust resistance kinase Lr10-like isoform X1, whose product MAGYTIQGKTASITNISMSQNKLLLAAFFAFLAIHFHVSSGSYYDNEYEYHDANRIPYNCTQSSSCGDIPNITYPFRLKGDPPNCGDPNYQLSCQNNQTILISPDSERYLVKAIDYGNRTIRIADVSVRDGDCSSRPITSFTSFSATSYARRGECHYATYWFPPNYDLVYVSCESPVNYSTYVDASPCIIQTNSTKNTRSYHYVLVGDFKNTELKASCAVDFLTRATLYRNNNLSYMDIHKKLVYGMVLSWFPISCAACKGDGNCDLQDNTIIQYCGTELGCTRFTPFKCDLLCRFNDFFNFWVPGAIHSVRPTIEHKVLAPVLVTRTVIGFLCLFALVVYKWRRRHLSMDDTLEEFLQSQNNFMPIRYSYSQIRKMTGRFQDKLGEGGYGSVFKGKLRSGRLVAIKVLGKAKTNGQDFINEVATIGRIHHVNVVSLVGFCSDGTKRALVYDFMPKGSLDKYMLSREGHISLSWKKMYEISLGIARGIEYLHRGCDMQILHFDIKPHNILLDENFVPKLSDFGLAKMCSTDDSIVSVTAARGTIGYIAPELIYKRIGGVSYKADVYSFGMLLMEMLGKRKKLDATTDNNSSQMYFPLWVYHEMVQGKITKVEDATEEEENMIKKMTLVGLWCIQIRPCDRPPMRKAIQMLEGHATNLGLPPKPTFNIEQVPTENVEEATNPTWSSLTSVNTSESVRLVIDAE is encoded by the exons ATGGCCGGCTACACAATACAAGGGAAAACTGCATCAATAACAAacatttcaatgtctcaaaataAGCTTCTCCTTGCTGCCTTCTTTGCCTTTCTTGCAATCCACTTCCATGTATCCTCTGGCTCCTACTATGACAATGAGTATGAATACCATGATGCTAATCGCATACCTTACAACTGTACACAATCTTCCTCATGTGGCGATATCCCCAACATCACATACCCATTTCGACTGAAAGGAGACCCACCAAACTGTGGTGATCCCAACTACCAACTCTCTTGCCAGAACAATCAAACCATACTGATCAGCCCCGATTCTGAAAGATACTTGGTGAAGGCAATCGACTACGGCAACCGCACAATCCGGATTGCCGATGTTAGCGTCCGTGATGGTGATTGCTCCTCCAGGCCTATCACTTCTTTTACATCCTTTAGTGCAACATCATATGCGCGACGTGGTGAATGCCACTACGCGACATACTGGTTTCCCCCAAACTACGATCTAGTTTATGTAAGCTGTGAAAGTCCAGTGAATTATAGCACTTATGTGGATGCTTCTCCCTGTATAATCCAAACCAACTCAACCAAGAACACAAGATCATATCATTATGTTCTGGTTGGTGATTTTAAGAATACAGAGTTGAAAGCCTCGTGTGCCGTTGATTTCCTCACACGAGCAACTTTATATCGCAACAACAACTTATCTTATATGGACATCCATAAGAAACTTGTTTATGGTATGGTGCTTTCTTGGTTTCCAATTTCATGTGCTGCTTGTAAAGGAGACGGTAATTGTGATCTACAGGACAACACCATTATCCAATACTGCGGGACCGAATTAGGCTGCACAAGATTCACCCCCTTTAAGTGTGACTTACTAT GCAGGTTTAATGATTTTTTCAACTTTTGGGTTCCGGGAG CCATACACTCCGTCCGCCCGACAATAGAGCACAAGGTGCTCG CACCGGTTCTTGTAACGAGGACGGTAATTGGGTTCCTATGTCTTTTTGCACTTGTGGTTTATAAGTGGCGCAGAAGGCATTTATCAATGGATGACACTCTTGAAGAATTCCTGCAAAGTCAAAATAATTTTATGCCAATAAGGTACTCTTACTCACAAATTAGAAAGATGACCGGACGTTTTCAGGACAAATTGGGGGAAGGAGGCTATGGCTCTGTCTTCAAAGGAAAACTTAGAAGTGGAAGATTGGTAGCAATTAAGGTGTTGGGCAAAGCAAAAACTAATGGACAAGACTTTATTAATGAAGTTGCAACCATTGGGAGAATTCACCATGTCAATGTGGTGAGTCTTGTTGGCTTCTGCTCTGACGGAACAAAACGTGCTCTTGTATATGATTTCATGCCCAAAGGCTCTCTTGACAAGTACATGTTGTCTCGAGAGGGGCATATATCCTTAAGTTGGAAGAAAATGTACGAAATTTCTCTCGGGATTGCACGAGGGATTGAATATCTGCATCGAGGTTGTGACATGCAGATCCTACACTTTGATATTAAACCTCACAACATCCTTcttgatgaaaattttgttccaaAGTTATCAGATTTTGGCCTTGCTAAAATGTGCTCAACGGATGATAGCATCGTGTCTGTCACTGCGGCAAGAGGAACAATCGGATATATTGCCCCAGAGCTCATCTACAAAAGAATAGGAGGTGTTTCTTACAAAGCTGATGTATATAGTTTTGGGATGCTATTAATGGAAATGTTAGGGAAAAGAAAGAAGCTCGATGCAACAACGGATAATAATTCAAGTCAGATGTACTTTCCCTTGTGGGTTTACCATGAAATGGTGCAAGGAAAGATTACAAAAGTTGAGGATGCCACAGAAGAGGAGGAGAATATGATTAAGAAGATGACATTAGTAGGATTGTGGTGTATACAGATAAGGCCTTGCGATCGTCCCCCAATGAGAAAGGCAATCCAAATGCTTGAAGGACATGCAACGAATTTAGGATTGCCTCCGAAGCCTACTTTTAATATAGAACAAGTACCAACAGAGAATGTTGAAGAAGCTACAAACCCGACATGGTCATCCTTGACATCAGTCAACACTTCAGAATCTGTCAGATTGGTTATAGATGCAGAATGA
- the LOC120007407 gene encoding rust resistance kinase Lr10-like isoform X2 → MAGYTIQGKTASITNISMSQNKLLLAAFFAFLAIHFHVSSGSYYDNEYEYHDANRIPYNCTQSSSCGDIPNITYPFRLKGDPPNCGDPNYQLSCQNNQTILISPDSERYLVKAIDYGNRTIRIADVSVRDGDCSSRPITSFTSFSATSYARRGECHYATYWFPPNYDLVYVSCESPVNYSTYVDASPCIIQTNSTKNTRSYHYVLVGDFKNTELKASCAVDFLTRATLYRNNNLSYMDIHKKLVYDGNCDLQDNTIIQYCGTELGCTRFTPFKCDLLCRFNDFFNFWVPGAIHSVRPTIEHKVLAPVLVTRTVIGFLCLFALVVYKWRRRHLSMDDTLEEFLQSQNNFMPIRYSYSQIRKMTGRFQDKLGEGGYGSVFKGKLRSGRLVAIKVLGKAKTNGQDFINEVATIGRIHHVNVVSLVGFCSDGTKRALVYDFMPKGSLDKYMLSREGHISLSWKKMYEISLGIARGIEYLHRGCDMQILHFDIKPHNILLDENFVPKLSDFGLAKMCSTDDSIVSVTAARGTIGYIAPELIYKRIGGVSYKADVYSFGMLLMEMLGKRKKLDATTDNNSSQMYFPLWVYHEMVQGKITKVEDATEEEENMIKKMTLVGLWCIQIRPCDRPPMRKAIQMLEGHATNLGLPPKPTFNIEQVPTENVEEATNPTWSSLTSVNTSESVRLVIDAE, encoded by the exons ATGGCCGGCTACACAATACAAGGGAAAACTGCATCAATAACAAacatttcaatgtctcaaaataAGCTTCTCCTTGCTGCCTTCTTTGCCTTTCTTGCAATCCACTTCCATGTATCCTCTGGCTCCTACTATGACAATGAGTATGAATACCATGATGCTAATCGCATACCTTACAACTGTACACAATCTTCCTCATGTGGCGATATCCCCAACATCACATACCCATTTCGACTGAAAGGAGACCCACCAAACTGTGGTGATCCCAACTACCAACTCTCTTGCCAGAACAATCAAACCATACTGATCAGCCCCGATTCTGAAAGATACTTGGTGAAGGCAATCGACTACGGCAACCGCACAATCCGGATTGCCGATGTTAGCGTCCGTGATGGTGATTGCTCCTCCAGGCCTATCACTTCTTTTACATCCTTTAGTGCAACATCATATGCGCGACGTGGTGAATGCCACTACGCGACATACTGGTTTCCCCCAAACTACGATCTAGTTTATGTAAGCTGTGAAAGTCCAGTGAATTATAGCACTTATGTGGATGCTTCTCCCTGTATAATCCAAACCAACTCAACCAAGAACACAAGATCATATCATTATGTTCTGGTTGGTGATTTTAAGAATACAGAGTTGAAAGCCTCGTGTGCCGTTGATTTCCTCACACGAGCAACTTTATATCGCAACAACAACTTATCTTATATGGACATCCATAAGAAACTTGTTTATG ACGGTAATTGTGATCTACAGGACAACACCATTATCCAATACTGCGGGACCGAATTAGGCTGCACAAGATTCACCCCCTTTAAGTGTGACTTACTAT GCAGGTTTAATGATTTTTTCAACTTTTGGGTTCCGGGAG CCATACACTCCGTCCGCCCGACAATAGAGCACAAGGTGCTCG CACCGGTTCTTGTAACGAGGACGGTAATTGGGTTCCTATGTCTTTTTGCACTTGTGGTTTATAAGTGGCGCAGAAGGCATTTATCAATGGATGACACTCTTGAAGAATTCCTGCAAAGTCAAAATAATTTTATGCCAATAAGGTACTCTTACTCACAAATTAGAAAGATGACCGGACGTTTTCAGGACAAATTGGGGGAAGGAGGCTATGGCTCTGTCTTCAAAGGAAAACTTAGAAGTGGAAGATTGGTAGCAATTAAGGTGTTGGGCAAAGCAAAAACTAATGGACAAGACTTTATTAATGAAGTTGCAACCATTGGGAGAATTCACCATGTCAATGTGGTGAGTCTTGTTGGCTTCTGCTCTGACGGAACAAAACGTGCTCTTGTATATGATTTCATGCCCAAAGGCTCTCTTGACAAGTACATGTTGTCTCGAGAGGGGCATATATCCTTAAGTTGGAAGAAAATGTACGAAATTTCTCTCGGGATTGCACGAGGGATTGAATATCTGCATCGAGGTTGTGACATGCAGATCCTACACTTTGATATTAAACCTCACAACATCCTTcttgatgaaaattttgttccaaAGTTATCAGATTTTGGCCTTGCTAAAATGTGCTCAACGGATGATAGCATCGTGTCTGTCACTGCGGCAAGAGGAACAATCGGATATATTGCCCCAGAGCTCATCTACAAAAGAATAGGAGGTGTTTCTTACAAAGCTGATGTATATAGTTTTGGGATGCTATTAATGGAAATGTTAGGGAAAAGAAAGAAGCTCGATGCAACAACGGATAATAATTCAAGTCAGATGTACTTTCCCTTGTGGGTTTACCATGAAATGGTGCAAGGAAAGATTACAAAAGTTGAGGATGCCACAGAAGAGGAGGAGAATATGATTAAGAAGATGACATTAGTAGGATTGTGGTGTATACAGATAAGGCCTTGCGATCGTCCCCCAATGAGAAAGGCAATCCAAATGCTTGAAGGACATGCAACGAATTTAGGATTGCCTCCGAAGCCTACTTTTAATATAGAACAAGTACCAACAGAGAATGTTGAAGAAGCTACAAACCCGACATGGTCATCCTTGACATCAGTCAACACTTCAGAATCTGTCAGATTGGTTATAGATGCAGAATGA
- the LOC120007410 gene encoding major pollen allergen Ole e 6-like — protein sequence MAANKLFAVFVMCIVVVAAMQLRQAEATDGDSKFKDCFTSCEKECMDDGHGNTFCEMKCDSDCGAKEIADKLNINLN from the exons ATGGCAGCCAATAAGCTTTTTGCAGTGTTTGTTATGTGCATTGTTGTGGTGGCAGCAATGCAGCTGCGCCAGGCCGAGGCTACGGACGGCGATTCCAAGTTCAAGGACTGCTTCACTAGCTGCGAGAAAGAGTGCATGGACGATGGCCATGGCAACACCTTCTGTGAGATGAAGTGTGATTCTGATTGTGGTGCTAAGGAGATTGCTG ACAAACTAAATATTAATTTGAATTGA